From a single Vicugna pacos chromosome 4, VicPac4, whole genome shotgun sequence genomic region:
- the CORO2A gene encoding coronin-2A isoform X5, producing MVWNLDTKESVIMSPVKTINCHQDVILSMSFNTNGSLLATACRDRKIRVLDPRAGAVLQEASYKGHRANKVLFLGNLKKLLSTGTSRWNNRQVALWDQDDLSVPLTEEDLDGSSGVLFPFYDADTNMLYVVGKGDGNIRYYEVSADKPHLNYLTEYRSYNPQKGIGVMPKRGLDVSSCEIFRFYKLITTKSLIEPVSMIVPRRSESYQEDIYPPTAGAQPSLTAQEWLSGMNKGPVLVSLRPGSELLSTRPLPPERPLSNPMAPTSPLLFNQREKLGAEDGRRPFSLLEEKAPRWAAEHRLEEKKTWLTNGFDIFECPPPKTENELLQMFYRQQDEIRRLRELVTQREVQAKQLELEIKNLRMGSERF from the exons ATGGTCTGGAACCTGGATACAAAGGAGTCTGTAATCATGAGCCCCGTGAAGACAATTAACTGTCACCAAGACGTGATCCTCTCCATGTCCTTCAACACCAACGGCAGCCTGCTGGCCACTGCCTGTCGAGACCGCAAGATACGAGTTCTCGACCCCCGAGCAGGGGCAGTCCTCCAG GAAGCCAGCTACAAGGGGCACAGGGCCAACAAAGTGCTGTTTCTGGGGAACCTGAAGAAGCTGCTGTCCACGGGCACATCCCGATGGAACAACCGGCAGGTGGCCCTGTGGGACCAG GACGACCTTTCTGTGCCTCTCACAGAGGAGGACCTGGATGGCTCCTCAGGTGTGCTGTTTCCCTTCTATGATGCGGACACCAACATGCTCTACGTGGTGGGGAAG gGAGATGGGAACATCCGCTACTATGAGGTAAGCGCCGACAAACCTCACCTGAACTACCTGACTGAATACCGCTCCTATAACCCGCAGAAGGGGATCG GTGTTATGCCAAAGAGAGGTCTCGACGTGTCCTCCTGCGAGATCTTCCGCTTCTACAAGCTGATTACAACCAAAAGCCTCATCGAACCTGTATCCATGATCGTACCCCGGAGG TCAGAATCCTACCAAGAGGACATCTACCCACCCACAGCAGGTGCCCAGCCCTCTCTGACAGCCCAGGAGTGGCTCAGTGGGATGAATAAAG GGCCAGTCCTGGTGTCCCTTAGGCCTGGCTCCGAGCTGCTGAGCACTCGTCCTCTGCCCCCAGAGAGACCCCTCTCCAACCCCATGGCCCCCACCTCGCCTCTGCTCTTCAACCAGAGGGAAAAGCTGGGTGCAGAAGATGGCCGGAGGCCCTTCTCCCTGCTGGAGGAGAAGGCACCAAGGTGGGCGGCagaacacaggctggaggagaaGAAAACTTGGCTCACAAATGGCTTTGACATCTTTGAGTGCCCCCCACCAAAGACGGAGAATGAG CTGCTACAGATGTTCTATCGGCAACAGGATGAGATCCGAAGGCTCCGGGAGCTGGTGACCCAGCGCGAGGTCCAGGCCAAACAATTGGAACTGGAGATCAAAAACTTGCGgatgggctcagagaggttctga